The following are encoded in a window of Ranitomeya variabilis isolate aRanVar5 chromosome 6, aRanVar5.hap1, whole genome shotgun sequence genomic DNA:
- the LOC143783414 gene encoding patched domain-containing protein 3-like, whose amino-acid sequence MMARCHTDCIQKPLSRAFSWLGKLVGRYPWWFLLIPFALSAGLGAGFYFLPQRQANDIEEQFTPIGGPAKSEREFVRTHFPTNDSGQFSPQRLYSEGLFVSFIAVSTSDNVINVQTFEELMKLDEMVQNFTVLDPAANENLTFQQLCAEIQGKTCMTINPLLSAVQGNVSLIETIPISYPMFQGKIFLGTFLGGVTLNSDDVVQKAKAIKLVYYLREDSESDRERSLEWINEFIKFFTKNSLQLTEIKVSFFTAISRQQEFNGTTKTVIPLFSITYFVTIFFAIVSCIRFDCVRNKFWVAGFGVISSGLAVLSSFGLLLLCGVPFVVTVANAPFLILGVGVDDMFIMVSSWQQTKVKDKVEERMAETYADAAVSITITTLTDVLAFYIGILTFFKSVQSFCIYTGTAMLFCFLYNVTCFGAFLALNGRREESNRHWFTCMKVAKEKDDHRSPAYNMCCVGGGYSHITDKETDHPMTSFFRKQYGPFLTNIWTKIFVLILYGGYLASSIYGCFQVQEGIDLRNLATDGSYIRSFYDDEDLYFSEFGPRVMVVVTEKVSYWDSDVQSKIDRCLDTFINNSYVSGGSLSESWMSVYIDVAKRMNLNINDENNFISNLSILFNVVPDFEQDVDIQSGAITASRFFIQTVNVTSAVDERDMLNQVRDTAKSCEIPVLVYHPAFIYFDQYAVIIDNTIQNVAVAAAAMFVISLLLIPNPLCSLWVTFTIASIIVGVTGFMAYWDVNLDSISMINLVICIGFSVDFSAHITYAYVSNQKSNVNDKMIDALHSLGYPIVQGAVSTILGVVALSAAQSYIFRTFFKIIFLVIAFGLIHGLVFLPVFLTLFGNCIRNDDATKIKANTDEHRLDNGQKETKFTYDTKITTFPKKSS is encoded by the exons ATGATGGCCAGGTGTCACACAGACTGTATTCAGAAACCGCTCTCTCGTGCCTTCAGTTGGCTTGGTAAGCTGGTGGGAAGGTACCCCTGGTGGTTCCTACTAATTCCTTTTGCTTTATCTGCTGGCTTGGGAGCAGGCTTTTACTTTTTACCCCAAAGACAAGCGAATGACATAGAAGAACAGTTCACCCCAATCGGTGGCCCGGCTAAGAGTGAGAGAGAATTTGTAAGGACACATTTTCCCACCAATGACTCCGGGCAGTTTTCTCCGCAGCGACTATACTCAGAAGGTTTGTTTGTTTCGTTCATAGCCGTAAGTACATCTGATAATGTCATAAACGTTCAGACCTTTGAAGAGCTTATGAAGCTGGATGAGATGGTGCAGAACTTCACAGTGCTGGATCCCGCTGCTAACGAAAACCTCACATTTCAGCAACTATGTGCAGAGATCCAGGGAAAAACATGTATGACGATTAATCCTCTCCTCTCTGCAGTACAAGGTAATGTGAGTCTGATAGAGACAATACCAATAAGTTACCCCATGTTTCAAGGTAAAATATTCCTGGGAACATTCCTGGGCGGAGTGACGCTAAATTCAGATGATGTTGTGCAAAAAGCTAAAGCAATCAAATTAGTATATTATCTGAGAGAAGACAGCGAGAGCGACCGAGAAAGAAGCCTGGAGTGGATCAATGAATTTATCAAATTCTTCACAAAGAATAGTCTTCAACTCACTGAAATAAAG GTATCTTTTTTCACGGCGATATCACGACAGCAAGAATTTAATGGAACAACAAAAACAGTGATCCCATTGTTTTCTATTACGTATTTTGTCACCATATTTTTTGCTATTGTGTCCTGTATAAG ATTTGATTGCGTAAGGAACAAGTTCTGGGTGGCTGGGTTTGGAGTCATTTCATCTGGATTGGCCGTTCTATCTAGTTTTGGCCTTTTGTTACTATGTGGGGTGCCCTTTGTTGTTACTGTTGCAAATGCTCCATTTCTTATTCTTG GTGTCGGGGTAGATGACATGTTCATCATGGTTTCCAGCTGGCAACAAACTAAAGTAAAGGATAAAGTTGAAGAAAGAATGGCTGAGACATACGCGGATGCTGCTGTCTCTATAACAATCACGACACTCACCGATGTTCTCGCTTTCTACATTGGTATTTTGACTTTTTTCAAGTCAGTGCAATCATTTTGTATCTACACCGGGACCGCCATGTTGTTCTGTTTCTTGTACAATGTCACTTGCTTTGGGGCTTTCTTAGCTCTCAATGGCAGAAGAGAGGAGAGTAACAGGCACTGGTTCACTTGTATGAAAGTAGCAAAAGAAAAAGATGACCATCGTTCACCTGCATATAACATGTGTTGTGTTGGAGGAGGATACAGCCATATCACTGATAAGGAGACTGACCATCCGATGACTAGTTTTTTTCGCAAGCAATATGGTCCATTCCTCACCAACATCTGGACTAAGATCTTTGTTCTTATTCTCTATGGAGGATATCTGGCCAGCAGTATATATGGGTGCTTTCAGGTTCAGGAAGGAATTGACTTACGAAATTTAGCTACTGATGGTTCTTACATTCGATCCTTCTATGATGATGAGGATTTATATTTTTCAGAGTTTGGTCCGAGAGTTATGGTTGTGGTGACTGAGAAGGTTTCATACTGGGATTCAGATGTCCAGAGTAAGATTGACAGGTGTCTGGATACATTTATAAATAATTCCTATGTTAGTGGTGGGTCTCTCTCCGAGTCTTGGATGAGCGTATACATTGATGTGGCTAAAAGGATGAACCTGAACATTAATGATGAAAACAACTTTATCAGTAATTTATCAATATTATTCAATGTAGTTCCAGACTTTGAACAAGATGTGGACATTCAGTCGGGAGCTATAACAGCTTCTCGTTTCTTTATCCAGACTGTAAACGTTACTTCAGCAGTGGATGAGAGAGACATGCTAAACCAAGTTCGAGATACAGCGAAGAGTTGTGAGATTCCGGTACTTGTCTATCATCCCGCATttatatattttgaccaatatgccGTAATTATAGATAACACCATCCAAAATGTCGCTGTTGCTGCTGCCGCCATGTTTGTGATCTCACTTCTGCTAATTCCAAATCCTCTGTGCTCGTTGTGGGTGACATTCACCATAGCGTCTATTATAGTAGGTGTTACAGGTTTCATGGCGTACTGGGATGTTAACTTAGATTCCATCTCCATGATCAACCTCGTCATCTGCATTGGATTTTCAGTAGACTTCTCTGCTCACATTACATATGCTTATGTCTCAAATCAGAAATCCAACGTAAATGACAAGATGATTGATGCCTTACATTCTCTTGGTTATCCTATAGTACAGGGTGCTGTGTCCACCATCCTGGGGGTGGTAGCCCTATCTGCAGCTCAGAGTTACATCTTTAGAACATTTTTTAAGATCATATTTCTGGTTATTGCATTTGGTTTGATACATGGACTGGTTTTCCTTCCGGTGTTTTTAACATTGTTCGGAAATTGTATAAGGAACGATGATGCTACGAAGATTAAAGCTAATACAGATGAGCATAGGTTGGACAATGGTCAAAAAGAGACAAAATTTACTTATGACACAAAAATAACCACTTTTCCAAAGAAATCATCATAA